Proteins encoded together in one Lathyrus oleraceus cultivar Zhongwan6 chromosome 5, CAAS_Psat_ZW6_1.0, whole genome shotgun sequence window:
- the LOC127083656 gene encoding protein MODIFIER OF SNC1 1 isoform X2 produces the protein MRPGIEKWQGNLHPYPNAGILPQHFDVWRGAPVNNHQRDIWFRGPPNGPPFATPVAPGGFPIEPFPFYRPQFPHTGFANPPQVPPPGSGPRGQHNNGEVYRPHMPDAYIPPGMPLRPGFFPGTMTYEAYYGPPMGYCNSNERDVPFMGMATGASVYNRNASHNPPEPGISHGRSGGHGPVVKPLASEQVESSHTPDTRPYRVLLKQHNELDGKNEPTNWEDPLTTNASHANVRDQSRLPVHENDHRGNMEMDLRRIIAHSKEASSQTSGNQGSISVKNTKSLESAGSFDNISERKMDVVNSNKLGIASRPSAAKDSTLIQKIEGLNAKARDISSTKSKDDRMNKFHTGSQVDNETRAGVVSRETTLATEVKNSTVCGVGAFGGEKNLKSSSFSETPTSRQISRGMQDRHNHCKGRFDTQDVDGWEKKFGVIDSSPSSGTQLEASSILVGEHQISVDAYERSGSYSQVRREGVSVQTLSDSANSREQRAITKELSKQQTKQLQVEEEERTKKQRAKSLVKLEEVNRCTEAVEGSMQRAYAENSPLQNRQKEFQLSESTTVLGESGNANSSVLPNDNGNQKKKNNRNKKNKQKVKDISFLPALPTAILKDAGLSTSSVENKPREDIELDQGSLQSSSLYKDPNQYSEQKYSEIEESHGKMNNLLKSQHSRRMPRNMQANRITEKSHGSDALMWAPVKPPNKGILDESSEKSKIEAIVPAKSDQQVHNLRNKRAEMERYIPKPVAKEMAQQESSQQMVSSISQAPTDECIEGVDSGSQGPQITLNTISGAGVVGPVPESKFGDNRQARVWKGKSHGSWRQRNSTESKDVHDMLDGVDHGSNSYQNIRIPMERQKVQMSETRGQWKHASDTSKSDASNNPENHDLVVSVSVPIIEDHKGTIRERQVRYRRQKGTGVSHDVDQKKRSGETVKAETLIPSSVHNQSDMDAVLKENPSIGERGSSHWQPKFQASNNQRGDRPKKKEFTHGGSFRGGIDKDSSFLAAQPPSQSVSEKSKGREAPNFGNVEVKRESRNAPPGHPDSLNQVAFSSSEQAPTSMDPRNQHQHHPLSGVRRNGNQSHFGKGREFKEDWKTHVQHNRYHQNRERQGPPNFHHEYHSLGPHGDGKSDNSERPKDGHYHAGGRFRERGQTHSRRGGGN, from the exons ATGAGGCCTGGAATAGAGAAATGGCAGGGGAATCTCCATCCCTATCCTAATGCTGGTATTCTTCCTCAGCACTTTGATGTTTGGCGTGGTGCTCCAGTAAATAACCATCAACGTGATATTTGGTTCAGAGGCCCACCTAATGGTCCTCCTTTTGCAACTCCTGTTGCTCCAGGTGGCTTTCCAATTGAACCATTTCCATTTTATCGTCCACAATTTCCACATACCGGTTTTGCGAATCCACCTCAAGTTCCTCCTCCTGGAAGTGGTCCAAGAGGGCAGCATAATAATGGGGAAGTCTACAGACCTCATATGCCTGATGCTTACATTCCTCCCGGTATGCCATTGAGACCTGGTTTTTTTCCTGGCACAATGACCTATGAAGCCTACTATGGTCCTCCAATGGGCTATTGTAATTCCAACGAACGAGATGTCCCTTTCATGGGAATGGCAACTGGAGCTTCTGTTTATAATAGGAATGCAAGTCATAACCCACCCGAGCCTGGCATTTCACATGGTAGATCTGGTGGACATGGTCCTGTAGTAAAACcattggcatcagagcaggtaGAATCCAGTCATACTCCTGATACCAGACCATACAGAGTTCTTCTTAAGCAACACAATGAGTTGGATGGAAAAAATGAACCAACAAACTGGGAGGACCCGTTAACAACGAATGCGTCACATGCCAATGTGAGGGACCAATCAAGATTGCCTGTCCATGAGAATGATCACAGAGGGAACATGGAGATGGACTTAAGGAGGATAATTGCTCATAGCAAAGAAGCTTCTTCTCAAACATCGGGAAATCAAGGATCTATTTCTGTCAAAAATACCAAGTCTCTTGAAAGTGCTGGAAGCTTTGATAATATTTCGGAAAGGAAAATGGATGTTGTCAATTCTAATAAACTAGGAATTGCCTCAAGACCGTCTGCCGCTAAAGATTCTACTCTAATTCAAAAGATAGAGGGTTTAAATGCAAAAGCCAGGGATATTTCATCCACTAAAAGTAAAGATGATAGGATGAATAAGTTTCACACTGGTAGCCAAGTAGATAATGAAACACGTGCTGGTGTTGTATCTCGTGAGACAACCCTTGCCACTGAAGTAAAAAATTCAACAGTTTGTGGAGTGGGTGCTTTTGGAGGCGAAAAGAATTTGAAGTCATCATCTTTCAGTGAAACACCTACATCCAG GCAAATTTCTCGTGGCATGCAAGACAGACACAATCATTGTAAGGGGAGGTTCGATACTCAAGATGTTGATGGTTGGGAAAAGAAATTTGGGGTCATAGATTCTTCACCATCATCAGGTACGCAGTTGGAAGCATCTAGCATTCTTGTAGGTGAGCATCAAATATCTGTAGATGCCTATGAAAGGTCTGGGTCGTATAGCCAAGTAAGGCGTGAAGGAGTATCTGTGCAAACCTTATCTGATTCAGCCAATAGCCGTGAACAG CGTGCTATAACAAAAGAGTTATCCAAGCAGCAGACTAAGCAGCTGCAGGTGGAAGAGGAAGAGCGTACTAAGAAGCAAAGGGCTAAATCTCTAGTAAAGTTAGAGGAGGTAAACAGGTGCACAGAAGCAGTGGAAGGATCAATGCAGAGAGCATACGCTGAGAATTCTCCCCTACAGAATAGGCAAAAAGAATTTCAACTTTCTGAGTCCACAACAGTATTGGGCGAATCCGGGAATGCCAATTCTTCTGTATTGCCTAATGATAATGGAAACCAGAAAAAGAAGAATAACAGGAATAAGAAAAACAAACAGAAAGTAAAAGATATTTCATTCTTGCCTGCATTACCAACTGCAATATTGAAGGATGCCGGTCTTTCTACTAGCTCTGTTGAAAATAAACCCAGGGAAGACATCGAGTTAGATCAGGGATCACTTCAGTCGTCATCTTTGTATAAAGACCCAAACCAGTATTCAGAGCAAAAATATTCAGAAATTGAAGAATCCCATGGTAAAATGAATAACCTGTTGAAATCACAGCATTCTCGAAGGATGCCAAGAAACATGCAGGCTAATAGAATAACAGAGAAATCCCATGGGAGTGATGCTTTGATGTGGGCACCTGTTAAACCACCAAACAAGGGCATCTTGGATGAATCAAGTGAGAAAAGTAAAATTGAGGCAATTGTTCCTGCAAAGAGTGATCAGCAGGTGCATAATTTAAGAAATAAGAGGGCTGAAATGGAGAGATATATTCCAAAACCTGTTGCAAAAGAAATGGCTCAGCAAGAAAGTTCACAACAAATGGTATCCTCAATCAGTCAGGCTCCTACGGATGAATGTATTGAAGGAGTTGATTCTGGTTCTCAAGGTCCCCAGATTACTCTGAACACTATTTCAGGTGCTGGAGTAGTGGGTCCTGTCCCGGAGTCTAAATTTGGAGATAACAGGCAGGCTAGGGTTTGGAAGGGAAAATCACATGGATCATGGCGGCAAAGGAATTCAACAGAGTCAAAAGATGTGCATGACATGCTAGATGGAGTGGACCACGGTTCAAACTCCTATCAAAATATTCGGATACCGATGGAGCGTCAGAAAGTGCAGATGTCTGAAACAAGAGGACAATGGAAGCATGCTAGTGATACTAGCAAATCTGATGCCTCAAACAATCCAGAGAATCATGATTTAGTTGTTTCAGTTTCTGTTCCTATTATTGAAGATCATAAAGGAACGATCAGGGAAAGGCAGGTACGTTATAGGCGACAGAAGGGCACGGGGGTGAGCCATGACGTTGATCAGAAGAAAAGGTCTGGGGAGACGGTGAAAGCTGAAACTTTGATACCATCTTCTGTGCACAATCAATCAGATATGGATGCTGTTTTGAAGGAAAATCCAAGTATTGGAGAACGTGGGTCATCACACTGGCAACCCAAATTTCAGGCATCAAATAATCAGAGAGGAGATAGACCCAAGAAAAAGGAGTTTACTCATGGTGGGTCATTTCGAGGTGGTATAGACAAGGATTCTAGCTTTCTTGCGGCACAACCTCCCAGCCAATCAGTTTCTGAGAAGAGCAAGGGTAGAGAAGCTCCAAATTTTGGGAATGTGGAGGTTAAAAGAGAGAGTAGAAATGCTCCACCAGGACATCCCGACTCCTTAAATCAGGTAGCTTTTAGCTCAAGTGAGCAGGCTCCAACAAGTATGGATCCCAGGAATCAGCATCAGCATCACCCATTATCCGGGGTTCGCCGAAACGGAAATCAAAGCCATTTTGGGAAGGGGCGTGAATTTAAGGAAGATTGGAAAACACATGTGCAACATAACAGATATCATCAAAACCGGGAAAGACAAGGCCCTCCAAACTTTCATCACGAGTACCACTCTTTAGGACCACATGGAGACGGCAAATCAGACAACTCTGAACGACCTAAAGATGGTCACTATCATGCCGGGGGAAGATTTAGGGAGAGAGGTCAAACTCACTCAAGACGAGGTGGTGGAAACTAG
- the LOC127083656 gene encoding protein MODIFIER OF SNC1 1 isoform X1: MTSSMLNGERRWASSTRRGGMTVLGKVAVPKPINLPSQRLENHGLDPDVEIVPKGSLSWGSKSPSSALNAWSSSLSPNTSCGTSSPSQLRSRPSSGGSGTRPSTSGSDRASELTTRAWGSNSRPSSSSGVPTSSQTSQTSLRPRSAETRPGSSELSRFAEHTTENSLTWDVARTTEKLGIKQCKNDNFSLSSGDFPTLGSEKDKSVPDFESQDHSSHIRPDSSAGLGKEKNETSTVEDVPVHANTKGETENSWRRDDQAFNENGMRPGIEKWQGNLHPYPNAGILPQHFDVWRGAPVNNHQRDIWFRGPPNGPPFATPVAPGGFPIEPFPFYRPQFPHTGFANPPQVPPPGSGPRGQHNNGEVYRPHMPDAYIPPGMPLRPGFFPGTMTYEAYYGPPMGYCNSNERDVPFMGMATGASVYNRNASHNPPEPGISHGRSGGHGPVVKPLASEQVESSHTPDTRPYRVLLKQHNELDGKNEPTNWEDPLTTNASHANVRDQSRLPVHENDHRGNMEMDLRRIIAHSKEASSQTSGNQGSISVKNTKSLESAGSFDNISERKMDVVNSNKLGIASRPSAAKDSTLIQKIEGLNAKARDISSTKSKDDRMNKFHTGSQVDNETRAGVVSRETTLATEVKNSTVCGVGAFGGEKNLKSSSFSETPTSRQISRGMQDRHNHCKGRFDTQDVDGWEKKFGVIDSSPSSGTQLEASSILVGEHQISVDAYERSGSYSQVRREGVSVQTLSDSANSREQRAITKELSKQQTKQLQVEEEERTKKQRAKSLVKLEEVNRCTEAVEGSMQRAYAENSPLQNRQKEFQLSESTTVLGESGNANSSVLPNDNGNQKKKNNRNKKNKQKVKDISFLPALPTAILKDAGLSTSSVENKPREDIELDQGSLQSSSLYKDPNQYSEQKYSEIEESHGKMNNLLKSQHSRRMPRNMQANRITEKSHGSDALMWAPVKPPNKGILDESSEKSKIEAIVPAKSDQQVHNLRNKRAEMERYIPKPVAKEMAQQESSQQMVSSISQAPTDECIEGVDSGSQGPQITLNTISGAGVVGPVPESKFGDNRQARVWKGKSHGSWRQRNSTESKDVHDMLDGVDHGSNSYQNIRIPMERQKVQMSETRGQWKHASDTSKSDASNNPENHDLVVSVSVPIIEDHKGTIRERQVRYRRQKGTGVSHDVDQKKRSGETVKAETLIPSSVHNQSDMDAVLKENPSIGERGSSHWQPKFQASNNQRGDRPKKKEFTHGGSFRGGIDKDSSFLAAQPPSQSVSEKSKGREAPNFGNVEVKRESRNAPPGHPDSLNQVAFSSSEQAPTSMDPRNQHQHHPLSGVRRNGNQSHFGKGREFKEDWKTHVQHNRYHQNRERQGPPNFHHEYHSLGPHGDGKSDNSERPKDGHYHAGGRFRERGQTHSRRGGGN; the protein is encoded by the exons ATGACTTCAAGCATGTTGAATGGGGAACGAAG GTGGGCCTCTTCCACCAGAAGGGGTGGTATGACCGTGTTAGGGAAAGTTGCTGTTCCAAAACCTATAAATTTACCCAGTCAGAG GTTAGAAAATCATGGCCTGGACCCTGATGTGGAGATTGTACCCAA GGGTTCCCTCAGTTGGGGCAGTAAATCACCATCTTCTGCATTAAATGCATGGAGTTCTTCTCTATCTCCAAATACCAGTTGTGGTACTAGTTCACCCAGTCAACTGAGGTCCCGTCCATCATCTGGTGGAAGTGGAACCCGGCCTTCAACTTCTGGTAGTGATAGGGCTTCTGAACTAACTACTAGAGCATGGGGGTCAAACTCCCGGCCTTCATCATCATCTGGGGTACCGACATCAAGTCAGACTTCTCAGACATCATTGCGTCCTCGCAGTGCTGAAACAAGACCTGGTAGTTCAGAATTATCTCGATTTGCTGAGCACACGACTGAAAATTCATTGACTTGGGACGTTGCTAGAACTACAGAGAAATTG GGAATTAAACAATGCAAGAATGATAATTTTTCTTTGAGCTCTGGAGATTTTCCTACTCTTGGTTCTGAAAAGGACAAATCTGTACCTGATTTTGAGTCCCAAG ATCACAGTTCTCATATTCGGCCTGACTCTTCTGCTGGACTCGGGAAAGAGAAAAATGAGACCTCAACTGTCG AGGATGTTCCTGTTCACGCAAATACAAAAGGTGAAACTGAAAATTCTTGGAGAAGAGATGATCAGGCTTTCAATGAGAATGGTATGAGGCCTGGAATAGAGAAATGGCAGGGGAATCTCCATCCCTATCCTAATGCTGGTATTCTTCCTCAGCACTTTGATGTTTGGCGTGGTGCTCCAGTAAATAACCATCAACGTGATATTTGGTTCAGAGGCCCACCTAATGGTCCTCCTTTTGCAACTCCTGTTGCTCCAGGTGGCTTTCCAATTGAACCATTTCCATTTTATCGTCCACAATTTCCACATACCGGTTTTGCGAATCCACCTCAAGTTCCTCCTCCTGGAAGTGGTCCAAGAGGGCAGCATAATAATGGGGAAGTCTACAGACCTCATATGCCTGATGCTTACATTCCTCCCGGTATGCCATTGAGACCTGGTTTTTTTCCTGGCACAATGACCTATGAAGCCTACTATGGTCCTCCAATGGGCTATTGTAATTCCAACGAACGAGATGTCCCTTTCATGGGAATGGCAACTGGAGCTTCTGTTTATAATAGGAATGCAAGTCATAACCCACCCGAGCCTGGCATTTCACATGGTAGATCTGGTGGACATGGTCCTGTAGTAAAACcattggcatcagagcaggtaGAATCCAGTCATACTCCTGATACCAGACCATACAGAGTTCTTCTTAAGCAACACAATGAGTTGGATGGAAAAAATGAACCAACAAACTGGGAGGACCCGTTAACAACGAATGCGTCACATGCCAATGTGAGGGACCAATCAAGATTGCCTGTCCATGAGAATGATCACAGAGGGAACATGGAGATGGACTTAAGGAGGATAATTGCTCATAGCAAAGAAGCTTCTTCTCAAACATCGGGAAATCAAGGATCTATTTCTGTCAAAAATACCAAGTCTCTTGAAAGTGCTGGAAGCTTTGATAATATTTCGGAAAGGAAAATGGATGTTGTCAATTCTAATAAACTAGGAATTGCCTCAAGACCGTCTGCCGCTAAAGATTCTACTCTAATTCAAAAGATAGAGGGTTTAAATGCAAAAGCCAGGGATATTTCATCCACTAAAAGTAAAGATGATAGGATGAATAAGTTTCACACTGGTAGCCAAGTAGATAATGAAACACGTGCTGGTGTTGTATCTCGTGAGACAACCCTTGCCACTGAAGTAAAAAATTCAACAGTTTGTGGAGTGGGTGCTTTTGGAGGCGAAAAGAATTTGAAGTCATCATCTTTCAGTGAAACACCTACATCCAG GCAAATTTCTCGTGGCATGCAAGACAGACACAATCATTGTAAGGGGAGGTTCGATACTCAAGATGTTGATGGTTGGGAAAAGAAATTTGGGGTCATAGATTCTTCACCATCATCAGGTACGCAGTTGGAAGCATCTAGCATTCTTGTAGGTGAGCATCAAATATCTGTAGATGCCTATGAAAGGTCTGGGTCGTATAGCCAAGTAAGGCGTGAAGGAGTATCTGTGCAAACCTTATCTGATTCAGCCAATAGCCGTGAACAG CGTGCTATAACAAAAGAGTTATCCAAGCAGCAGACTAAGCAGCTGCAGGTGGAAGAGGAAGAGCGTACTAAGAAGCAAAGGGCTAAATCTCTAGTAAAGTTAGAGGAGGTAAACAGGTGCACAGAAGCAGTGGAAGGATCAATGCAGAGAGCATACGCTGAGAATTCTCCCCTACAGAATAGGCAAAAAGAATTTCAACTTTCTGAGTCCACAACAGTATTGGGCGAATCCGGGAATGCCAATTCTTCTGTATTGCCTAATGATAATGGAAACCAGAAAAAGAAGAATAACAGGAATAAGAAAAACAAACAGAAAGTAAAAGATATTTCATTCTTGCCTGCATTACCAACTGCAATATTGAAGGATGCCGGTCTTTCTACTAGCTCTGTTGAAAATAAACCCAGGGAAGACATCGAGTTAGATCAGGGATCACTTCAGTCGTCATCTTTGTATAAAGACCCAAACCAGTATTCAGAGCAAAAATATTCAGAAATTGAAGAATCCCATGGTAAAATGAATAACCTGTTGAAATCACAGCATTCTCGAAGGATGCCAAGAAACATGCAGGCTAATAGAATAACAGAGAAATCCCATGGGAGTGATGCTTTGATGTGGGCACCTGTTAAACCACCAAACAAGGGCATCTTGGATGAATCAAGTGAGAAAAGTAAAATTGAGGCAATTGTTCCTGCAAAGAGTGATCAGCAGGTGCATAATTTAAGAAATAAGAGGGCTGAAATGGAGAGATATATTCCAAAACCTGTTGCAAAAGAAATGGCTCAGCAAGAAAGTTCACAACAAATGGTATCCTCAATCAGTCAGGCTCCTACGGATGAATGTATTGAAGGAGTTGATTCTGGTTCTCAAGGTCCCCAGATTACTCTGAACACTATTTCAGGTGCTGGAGTAGTGGGTCCTGTCCCGGAGTCTAAATTTGGAGATAACAGGCAGGCTAGGGTTTGGAAGGGAAAATCACATGGATCATGGCGGCAAAGGAATTCAACAGAGTCAAAAGATGTGCATGACATGCTAGATGGAGTGGACCACGGTTCAAACTCCTATCAAAATATTCGGATACCGATGGAGCGTCAGAAAGTGCAGATGTCTGAAACAAGAGGACAATGGAAGCATGCTAGTGATACTAGCAAATCTGATGCCTCAAACAATCCAGAGAATCATGATTTAGTTGTTTCAGTTTCTGTTCCTATTATTGAAGATCATAAAGGAACGATCAGGGAAAGGCAGGTACGTTATAGGCGACAGAAGGGCACGGGGGTGAGCCATGACGTTGATCAGAAGAAAAGGTCTGGGGAGACGGTGAAAGCTGAAACTTTGATACCATCTTCTGTGCACAATCAATCAGATATGGATGCTGTTTTGAAGGAAAATCCAAGTATTGGAGAACGTGGGTCATCACACTGGCAACCCAAATTTCAGGCATCAAATAATCAGAGAGGAGATAGACCCAAGAAAAAGGAGTTTACTCATGGTGGGTCATTTCGAGGTGGTATAGACAAGGATTCTAGCTTTCTTGCGGCACAACCTCCCAGCCAATCAGTTTCTGAGAAGAGCAAGGGTAGAGAAGCTCCAAATTTTGGGAATGTGGAGGTTAAAAGAGAGAGTAGAAATGCTCCACCAGGACATCCCGACTCCTTAAATCAGGTAGCTTTTAGCTCAAGTGAGCAGGCTCCAACAAGTATGGATCCCAGGAATCAGCATCAGCATCACCCATTATCCGGGGTTCGCCGAAACGGAAATCAAAGCCATTTTGGGAAGGGGCGTGAATTTAAGGAAGATTGGAAAACACATGTGCAACATAACAGATATCATCAAAACCGGGAAAGACAAGGCCCTCCAAACTTTCATCACGAGTACCACTCTTTAGGACCACATGGAGACGGCAAATCAGACAACTCTGAACGACCTAAAGATGGTCACTATCATGCCGGGGGAAGATTTAGGGAGAGAGGTCAAACTCACTCAAGACGAGGTGGTGGAAACTAG